A window of Candidatus Cloacimonadota bacterium genomic DNA:
TCAGTAGTTGCTTTGACGGAAATATTATCAACATTAGTGAAAAGGTCTTCTGCTATATTTTCCCGCATTTGCATGATATAATCCCGCAAACGGGGTTTCTGAGCACAGATCGTAGCATCGATATTGCCGATCTTATAACCGTTTTCATACATGACTTTCATCACATGACGCAGCAAAATCCTGCTGTCTATGTCCTTGAAGTGGGAATTATCATCAGGAAAGAGCTGACCGATATCTCCCTTTGCCAATGCTCCCAGAATCGCATCCACAACTGCATGGATGAGGACATCCGCATCCGAATGACCAATTAATCCTTTCTCAAAAGGAATATGAACTCCACCTAAAATCAGTTTTCTTCCTTCAACTAATTTATGAACATCGTATCCTATCCCTATTTTCATAATCGTTTCCTTTTTATTACCCGCTAAATACACGAAAAAACGCGAAAAATAAAAACTTGAATTAAGTTTACTTTAGCAGATTTGATTTAAGTTTTTCACCAAGTGTTAAGTCAAGTGTATAACAAACATCTTGTTTGTTCCTTTGCACAAGCAGGATTGCTTGTGATACATTCTGTCATCCGCCATTTGAAACTTGACTTAACACTAATGGAATAATCCAACTCATTATTCCTTATATGTTGAAAAAGTTGCAGATTCCTAATCTTGATAGAAAAGCAAGAGAACTTCAAGATTTAAAAATTTTAAGTGAGAAAAATGAGTCCACTCTAAAAAGGTCAAATTCAATAAAATTAGAAACC
This region includes:
- a CDS encoding 2-C-methyl-D-erythritol 2,4-cyclodiphosphate synthase; translation: MKIGIGYDVHKLVEGRKLILGGVHIPFEKGLIGHSDADVLIHAVVDAILGALAKGDIGQLFPDDNSHFKDIDSRILLRHVMKVMYENGYKIGNIDATICAQKPRLRDYIMQMRENIAEDLFTNVDNISVKATTEEGLGISGGGDGITATAVVLLVP